A single genomic interval of Shewanella halotolerans harbors:
- a CDS encoding LysE family translocator, with protein MLESIVSLIAATGLLLGSPGPAPLALAATGATFGIRRGAPFLAGILLGLSVAIIGASAGLAALFSRFPDLRLTCQLLGAAYIAFIAYKIASAPCTQLDDAQQAPSFKDGFILNLLNPKAYAAFLAIFSQFLLPLENTALGYLATGICALLVATLVDSLWLIFGGLLRPLFSRPKAARALRIFFAVAMLAAVGYALLA; from the coding sequence CTCACCCGGCCCAGCGCCGCTGGCACTGGCCGCCACGGGCGCCACCTTTGGCATAAGACGCGGCGCCCCCTTCCTGGCGGGCATACTCCTTGGGCTGTCGGTAGCCATCATAGGCGCCAGCGCCGGACTCGCCGCCCTATTTAGCCGCTTTCCCGACCTCAGGCTCACCTGTCAACTGCTCGGCGCCGCTTATATCGCCTTCATCGCCTATAAGATTGCCAGCGCCCCCTGCACCCAGTTAGATGACGCGCAGCAGGCACCGAGCTTCAAAGATGGCTTTATCCTCAACCTGCTCAATCCCAAGGCCTATGCTGCCTTCCTGGCCATCTTCTCCCAATTTTTACTGCCGCTGGAAAACACGGCCCTGGGTTATCTGGCCACGGGGATCTGCGCCTTGCTGGTCGCGACTCTGGTAGATAGCCTCTGGCTGATCTTCGGCGGCCTGCTACGCCCGCTATTTTCCAGGCCAAAGGCCGCAAGGGCACTGCGCATCTTCTTTGCCGTCGCCATGCTAGCCGCAGTTGGTTACGCCTTGCTGGCCTAG
- a CDS encoding helix-hairpin-helix domain-containing protein yields the protein MSARDTITEFTMIPNVGKATAEDFYKLGLHHPKELIGLDPYQMHAQLEAITQCRHDPCVIDVFIAAVRFMEGEASQPWWHYTPERKAHLAKLQQR from the coding sequence ATGTCAGCCCGCGATACCATCACTGAGTTCACCATGATCCCCAACGTGGGTAAGGCCACGGCGGAGGATTTTTACAAGCTCGGCCTGCATCACCCCAAGGAGCTTATCGGGCTGGATCCATATCAGATGCACGCCCAGCTAGAAGCCATCACCCAGTGTCGTCACGATCCCTGTGTCATCGATGTGTTTATCGCCGCGGTGCGTTTCATGGAAGGGGAAGCGTCCCAGCCCTGGTGGCACTATACCCCGGAGCGCAAGGCACATCTGGCCAAGCTGCAACAGAGATGA
- a CDS encoding AAA family ATPase, translating to MLTTLAINNYRSLRDIRLPLGQLNLVTGANGSGKSNLYKALRLLAQTAQGGVVNALAQEGGLDSCFWAGPENLTKGMLSGDTEITPTVRQQTKRLKLGFAGDEFSYLIELGLPKPDSTTLFGLDPQIKREAIWVGNKYRPAAVLVERRGPMVKGRAQQGGQDGWQSLNQHMQHGDSIFTELSDPTRTPEVLRLRDSIRAWRFYDHFRSDSEAPARQPQLGTRTPVLHHDGRDLASAIQTIFEIGDRESFDEAVSDAFPGAHVTIGYQAGGLLSVNFHQQGLLRPLNAQELSDGTLRYLLLIAALLTPRPPELMVLNEPETSLHPDLLPALARLIAKASKVCQLWVVSHANRLINALNEFEQCQLIELDKQLGQTKIVGQDLLSTPSWNWQQKAQG from the coding sequence ATGCTGACCACCTTAGCCATCAACAACTACCGTTCGCTGCGAGACATACGTCTGCCCCTGGGGCAGCTCAATCTGGTCACGGGCGCCAACGGCAGTGGCAAGTCCAACCTCTACAAGGCGCTTAGGCTACTGGCACAAACGGCCCAAGGCGGCGTGGTTAATGCCCTGGCCCAAGAGGGCGGACTGGACTCCTGTTTCTGGGCGGGGCCGGAAAACCTCACCAAGGGGATGTTGAGCGGCGATACCGAGATAACCCCCACGGTACGCCAGCAGACCAAGCGGCTTAAACTGGGCTTTGCCGGCGATGAGTTCAGCTACCTCATCGAGCTTGGGCTACCCAAGCCCGACAGCACCACCCTCTTCGGGCTAGATCCTCAGATTAAGCGTGAGGCGATCTGGGTCGGCAACAAGTATCGACCCGCCGCCGTACTGGTGGAGCGACGTGGCCCCATGGTGAAGGGGCGCGCCCAGCAAGGAGGGCAAGATGGCTGGCAGAGCCTGAATCAGCATATGCAGCATGGCGACAGCATCTTCACCGAGCTGTCGGATCCCACCCGCACGCCCGAGGTGCTCAGGCTCAGAGACAGCATTCGCGCCTGGCGCTTCTACGATCATTTTCGCAGCGATAGCGAGGCGCCCGCGCGTCAGCCACAGCTGGGTACCCGCACCCCAGTGCTGCACCATGACGGCCGGGATCTGGCCTCGGCGATTCAGACCATCTTCGAAATAGGCGACAGGGAAAGCTTCGATGAGGCGGTGAGTGATGCCTTTCCCGGCGCCCATGTCACCATTGGCTACCAGGCCGGTGGCCTGTTAAGCGTCAACTTTCATCAGCAGGGGCTGCTAAGGCCCCTCAACGCCCAGGAGCTCTCCGACGGCACCCTCAGATATCTGCTGCTGATCGCCGCCCTGCTCACCCCAAGGCCGCCTGAGCTGATGGTGCTCAACGAGCCGGAGACCAGCCTGCACCCGGATCTGTTACCTGCACTGGCCCGGCTTATCGCCAAGGCATCTAAGGTGTGTCAGCTCTGGGTGGTCTCCCACGCCAATAGGCTGATCAATGCCCTCAACGAATTTGAGCAGTGTCAGCTTATCGAACTCGACAAGCAGCTGGGGCAGACCAAGATTGTGGGGCAAGATCTGCTCTCCACCCCAAGCTGGAATTGGCAACAAAAAGCCCAGGGCTAG
- a CDS encoding PH domain-containing protein, protein MGLLDALMGNAAEVNLQELAQELGPIMGDNEQLALAYRVIRDMFVFTNKRLILIDKQGVTGKKVSYHSVPYKAITHFEVETAGTFDMDAELKLWISGQKDPLVKELKKGTDVVGIQKTIANFSL, encoded by the coding sequence ATGGGACTGTTAGATGCACTGATGGGCAATGCCGCCGAAGTGAACCTGCAAGAATTGGCGCAGGAGCTGGGGCCTATCATGGGCGATAACGAGCAGTTAGCGCTGGCTTACCGTGTCATTCGCGACATGTTCGTGTTTACCAACAAGCGTCTTATCCTCATCGACAAGCAGGGCGTTACCGGCAAGAAGGTGAGTTATCACTCTGTGCCCTATAAGGCGATCACCCATTTTGAGGTGGAAACCGCCGGGACCTTCGACATGGACGCCGAGTTAAAGCTATGGATCTCGGGGCAGAAAGATCCCTTGGTGAAGGAGCTGAAGAAAGGCACCGACGTCGTGGGCATTCAGAAGACGATTGCTAACTTTTCATTATAA
- a CDS encoding peptidase U32 family protein, whose product MDKPEIFIPDSAPIAPVTTRSNRLELLAPAKNADYGIEAIKHGADAVYIGGPAFGARATAGNSVEDIARLCEFAHRYHAQVFVAINTILMDDELDAAQKLIWQVYEAGADALIVQDMGVLQLDIPPIALHASTQMDNRNPEKVAFLEQVGFSQVVLARELGLSQIRDVAAKTNMQLEFFIHGALCVAYSGLCNLSHAFSNRSANRGECSQMCRLPGDLKTRQGEVLAQNEHLLSLKDNNQTDNLEALIDAGIRSFKIEGRLKDLSYVKNVTAHYRQELDKIIARRPEFVASSHGRCEHSFTPNTEKTFNRGRTDYFVNERSQGVSDFRSPKYIGEEVGKVAALGKDFIQVESSHSFNNGDGLCYFPPNYEKAKQSDDKLQGLRVNRADGNKLYVIAVPGDLKVGATLYRNHDQAFETVLAKESSKRIIKVDMTLSDTEKGVALTMTDQYGLSATRELELDKTPATDTEKALKNLRKQLGKLGSTDFEAREINIETASPWFMPASLLNGLRRDTVAALELARVEGYERPQAWKYNQDAVYPFKHLSFMGNVANEKAKDFYTRHGVIEIEDTYEKNGVTEDAPLMVTKHCLRFNFNLCPKEVPGIKAEPLQIEIGKDVLKLVFDCPKCEMMVVGANRQV is encoded by the coding sequence ATGGACAAGCCTGAGATTTTTATCCCCGATAGCGCCCCGATCGCGCCGGTAACTACCCGCTCAAACCGCCTCGAGCTGTTGGCCCCCGCCAAGAATGCCGACTATGGTATCGAGGCCATCAAGCATGGTGCCGACGCCGTCTATATCGGTGGCCCAGCCTTCGGTGCCCGGGCGACTGCCGGCAACAGCGTCGAGGATATCGCGCGTCTGTGTGAGTTTGCCCACCGCTATCACGCCCAGGTGTTTGTCGCCATCAACACCATCTTGATGGACGATGAGCTGGACGCGGCGCAGAAGTTGATCTGGCAGGTGTATGAGGCCGGTGCCGATGCCCTGATCGTGCAGGATATGGGGGTGCTTCAGCTGGATATTCCGCCTATCGCCCTGCACGCCAGTACCCAGATGGATAACCGTAACCCAGAGAAGGTCGCCTTCTTGGAGCAGGTGGGCTTCTCTCAGGTGGTGCTCGCCCGTGAACTGGGCCTGAGTCAGATCCGTGATGTGGCGGCTAAGACCAATATGCAGCTGGAGTTCTTCATCCACGGCGCCCTGTGTGTCGCCTACAGCGGCCTGTGTAACCTGAGTCACGCCTTCAGTAACCGCAGCGCCAACCGTGGCGAGTGCTCGCAGATGTGCCGTCTGCCGGGGGATCTCAAGACGCGTCAGGGTGAGGTGTTGGCACAGAACGAACACTTGCTGTCGCTCAAAGACAACAACCAGACAGATAACTTAGAGGCGCTGATCGACGCCGGTATTCGCTCCTTTAAGATCGAGGGTCGCCTTAAAGATCTCAGCTATGTGAAAAACGTGACCGCTCACTATCGTCAGGAGCTGGATAAGATCATCGCCCGTCGCCCAGAGTTTGTTGCCTCAAGTCATGGACGCTGTGAGCACAGCTTCACGCCTAACACAGAGAAGACCTTTAACCGTGGCCGCACCGACTATTTCGTCAACGAGCGTAGCCAAGGAGTTAGCGATTTCCGCTCGCCGAAATATATCGGCGAAGAGGTGGGCAAGGTGGCGGCCCTGGGTAAAGACTTTATTCAGGTCGAGTCGAGCCACAGCTTCAACAACGGTGACGGCCTGTGTTACTTCCCGCCTAACTATGAGAAGGCCAAGCAGTCTGACGATAAGTTGCAGGGACTCAGGGTTAACCGCGCCGACGGCAACAAGCTGTATGTGATCGCCGTGCCGGGCGATCTTAAGGTGGGCGCCACTCTGTATCGTAACCATGACCAGGCGTTCGAGACAGTGCTGGCCAAGGAATCCTCCAAGCGTATCATCAAGGTGGACATGACCCTGAGCGATACCGAAAAAGGGGTCGCCCTGACCATGACGGACCAATATGGTCTGAGCGCTACGCGCGAGCTGGAACTCGACAAGACTCCAGCCACAGATACCGAGAAGGCGCTGAAGAATCTGCGTAAGCAGCTGGGTAAGCTGGGTAGCACAGACTTCGAGGCCCGCGAGATCAATATCGAGACCGCCAGTCCCTGGTTTATGCCGGCTTCTCTGCTTAATGGGCTGCGCCGTGACACGGTTGCTGCCCTGGAGCTGGCGCGCGTTGAGGGCTACGAGCGTCCTCAGGCGTGGAAATACAACCAAGACGCCGTCTATCCCTTTAAGCATCTGAGCTTCATGGGTAATGTGGCCAACGAGAAGGCGAAAGACTTCTATACACGTCATGGGGTGATCGAGATCGAAGACACCTATGAGAAGAACGGCGTGACCGAAGATGCGCCGCTGATGGTGACCAAGCACTGCCTGCGATTTAACTTTAACCTCTGCCCGAAAGAGGTGCCCGGCATCAAGGCGGAGCCGCTGCAGATTGAGATAGGTAAAGATGTGCTTAAGTTGGTCTTCGACTGTCCTAAATGCGAAATGATGGTTGTCGGCGCTAACCGTCAGGTATAG
- a CDS encoding cupin domain-containing protein yields the protein MEKHNIFASLPEDLTLEVFEPLVDTGGVLIERIVSKAHRTPEGQWYDQDRNEWVMVLKGEATLVFEGAEVVHLKVGDHLNIPAHCRHRVSWTSEHEETLWLAVHY from the coding sequence ATGGAAAAGCACAATATCTTTGCGTCCCTGCCGGAGGATCTCACCCTGGAGGTGTTCGAGCCCCTGGTGGATACCGGCGGCGTGTTGATCGAGCGTATCGTCTCTAAGGCCCATCGTACGCCAGAAGGACAATGGTACGATCAGGATAGAAACGAGTGGGTCATGGTGCTTAAGGGAGAGGCGACCTTAGTGTTCGAGGGTGCCGAGGTGGTGCACCTTAAGGTGGGCGATCATCTTAATATTCCTGCCCATTGCCGCCACAGGGTCAGCTGGACCAGTGAGCATGAGGAGACCCTCTGGCTGGCGGTGCATTACTGA
- a CDS encoding SRPBCC family protein: MLKKLLILVLLLLSSPFIAALFIEEDYRVDTQIVIDRPADQVFDFLRKLKNQDQFSVWAKMDAAMEKSYRGEDGTVGFVSSWRSDNPDVGAGEQEIMAIFPGKRIEYELRFKMPFEAVSPAYITTDALGPNQTEVHWGFSGHMAYPMNILLPLMQVDAMVERDLSQGLSNLKTLLESM; encoded by the coding sequence ATGCTAAAGAAACTCCTGATACTCGTACTCCTGCTACTCTCATCCCCCTTTATTGCCGCCCTGTTTATCGAAGAAGATTACCGTGTGGATACCCAAATCGTTATCGACAGACCGGCGGACCAGGTGTTCGACTTCTTGAGAAAGCTCAAAAACCAGGATCAATTCAGCGTCTGGGCCAAGATGGACGCGGCCATGGAGAAGAGTTATCGCGGCGAGGATGGCACAGTCGGCTTTGTCTCAAGCTGGCGGAGCGATAACCCAGATGTCGGCGCGGGAGAGCAGGAGATTATGGCTATCTTCCCCGGCAAGCGTATCGAGTATGAGCTGAGGTTTAAGATGCCCTTCGAGGCGGTCTCGCCCGCCTATATCACCACAGATGCCCTGGGGCCGAATCAGACCGAGGTGCATTGGGGCTTTAGTGGCCACATGGCCTATCCCATGAATATATTGCTGCCGCTGATGCAGGTAGATGCCATGGTGGAGCGGGATCTCAGCCAGGGGCTGAGTAACCTCAAGACCCTACTCGAGAGCATGTGA
- the nagB gene encoding glucosamine-6-phosphate deaminase: MQIVILKDSAEVAEYGANLIINQLKRKSDSVLGLATGSTPVSLYQRLVAANQAGAVSFKGVTSFNLDEYLGLEGSHPQSYRYFMDSQLFDAIDINKANTHVPPGDAEDPIAACEAYEAQIQAAGGIDIQLLGIGRNGHIGFNEPSSGLMSRTRVKTLTQATIEDNARFFAEGEYQPHLSITMGIGTILDAKKVLLLATGESKSDAIRAAVEGALSAACPASALQLHRDAVLVIDEAAASKLADKEFYRHIEAENQLLQARLAALKAGE, encoded by the coding sequence ATGCAAATTGTTATTCTAAAAGATAGCGCCGAGGTGGCGGAATATGGTGCCAATCTCATCATCAATCAGCTTAAGCGTAAGTCGGACTCTGTGCTGGGGCTGGCGACTGGCTCGACCCCTGTGTCTCTCTATCAGCGCCTGGTGGCCGCCAATCAGGCGGGCGCCGTCTCCTTCAAGGGCGTGACCAGCTTTAACCTGGACGAATATCTGGGGCTGGAGGGGAGTCATCCCCAGAGCTATCGCTACTTTATGGATAGCCAACTGTTTGATGCTATCGACATCAATAAGGCCAACACCCATGTGCCGCCGGGGGATGCCGAAGATCCCATCGCCGCCTGCGAGGCCTATGAGGCGCAGATCCAGGCCGCCGGCGGCATAGATATTCAGCTGCTCGGTATAGGCCGCAACGGGCATATCGGCTTCAATGAGCCCTCATCTGGCTTGATGTCGCGTACCCGGGTCAAGACGTTGACCCAGGCGACTATCGAGGACAATGCACGCTTCTTCGCCGAGGGGGAATATCAACCCCACCTGTCGATCACCATGGGGATAGGCACCATTTTAGATGCCAAGAAGGTGCTGTTGCTGGCCACAGGTGAGAGCAAGTCCGACGCCATTCGCGCCGCGGTAGAGGGCGCCTTGAGCGCTGCCTGCCCGGCATCGGCATTGCAGCTGCATCGCGACGCCGTGCTGGTGATCGATGAGGCGGCCGCATCTAAGCTGGCCGACAAGGAGTTCTATCGTCATATCGAGGCGGAGAACCAGCTGCTGCAGGCCAGACTGGCGGCGCTCAAGGCTGGCGAGTAG
- a CDS encoding pseudouridine synthase yields the protein MIFKPYGYLSQFVGERRKRKPLLGELANFPTDIMAIGRLDHDSEGLLLLTTDGKTSHAVRSKSIEKEYYLQLDGEITEQAILRLCEGVEIGIKGEKYRTLPCRARRLDQAPDLPPRGRKIRDARHGPTSWLAITITEGKNRQLRKMTAAVGFATLRLVRVRIGDIHLGALQPGEVKPLATLG from the coding sequence ATGATCTTTAAGCCTTACGGCTATCTGAGCCAGTTTGTCGGCGAGCGCCGTAAACGTAAGCCTTTACTTGGTGAGCTGGCCAACTTCCCAACGGATATCATGGCGATCGGCAGGCTGGATCATGACTCTGAGGGATTGCTGCTACTGACCACTGATGGCAAGACCAGCCATGCGGTGCGCAGCAAGTCGATCGAGAAAGAATATTATCTGCAGCTCGATGGCGAGATCACGGAGCAGGCGATATTGAGGCTCTGCGAGGGGGTTGAGATAGGCATCAAGGGCGAGAAGTATCGCACCCTACCCTGCCGCGCGCGCCGCCTCGACCAGGCGCCAGACCTACCGCCGCGGGGACGCAAGATCAGAGACGCCCGCCACGGGCCTACCAGCTGGCTGGCGATCACCATTACCGAGGGCAAGAATCGTCAGTTGCGTAAGATGACCGCCGCCGTCGGCTTTGCCACCCTGAGGCTGGTGCGGGTACGCATAGGCGATATCCACCTGGGTGCGTTGCAGCCAGGCGAAGTTAAACCGCTCGCGACACTAGGCTAG